The sequence agacacagagagacaactattgtacaattccatttacaagGGGTACTTAGAGCAGTCACGttcctagaggcagaaagcagaAGGCTGACTTCCAgggcctgggaggagggggagatagGGAGCCAATGTTTCATGGGTATCGAGCTTCAGTGTTGCAAGACGAAAACGAATTCGGGAGATGCGTGGTGGTGATGGTTACGCTACAAGGAGACTGTGCTTAACTCTACCGAACTGTACACTTGGAAATGGTTAAGtcggtaaattttatgttatgtgtattccACCACAGTTAAGGAGAAAAAGAGTGGTTTTCCAGACAAGAGCCTTGGAGTTGGTGCACAAGGCTGTGTGTCACTGGGTAAGGCTCCGTCCCCACCGGTGGGTTTCCTGTGTCGATGGAAGGACCAGACAAGACGGAACATGGGAAATGGCTGTGGGAGTCTCTGCCAGAGTAGAGTCTGGGCATGGAGAACCCCCTGCCCATGGGGGTGAAATGCTCAGACAGACACCGATTCTGAGGGAGGTGAGCACGTGAGGGGAAAGCGCGGACTAGAACAGAGTGGCAGGGCCCGCAGGCCAGGCCCCCAGCACCAAATCTAGCCACTTTGCCTTGGCTGCCAGAGCCCTTCCAGGGCGTCTCTGGAGCCTCGGGACAAACTCCCAAGTCCCCTGGTGGGAAAGCCCCAAACAGTCAGCCATGGTACTCAGGGCCCCTTCTTTCTACTCTAGCGACATATAACTGTTTATAATCCTTTTCCACTGCTATGTTTTCAAAATTCCCTCTTTTGAGAAAGTGCAGTCTAGCTCACATCCCTTTGCCCAGCCAACTTCCACTCCTTCAGTCCTCGTTACCGGGTCTATGAAGACTTGTCCAACCTCCGTGGGGTGGTCTTCTGGAGTCCACCAGCCCCTGGGATTACCTTTGTCATTGGTAATGCTGTTTACttcactttttcaaaaaatatttattgtgaccTACCACGCTCTGGGGGTTTATCAATGAATAGAACAGGCAAAACTGTCACTGGAAAGCCCATATTCTAGCGGTACCTCCCCCCGGGCCCATGAACTTCCTGAGAGGAAGCCTGCTCTGCCTGCAATGTTGCTCTCCCGAGTGTGTAGCACACAGTGGGACCCCAGGCCCTTGACGCCTGGGCGCTGAGTGGCCGTTGTAGGGGGCCTGGAGGCAGCCCACCAGAGTCCACGTGGTAAGGGCTGAACTCGTGCCGGCAAGAAGAGGAGCCAGGAGTAGTGGGTTGgacagaagggagaaggggagagggagtgtCCCCCACTCTTGAGTCACCTCCAGGTATCTCCCCTGGGTCACAGAACGTTAACCTCCCCTGTTCACCCTAATAATAAAGGACACTGACATGGACAAAGATGTTCTGTAGCCTAGGCTTGGTCTGTCACCCCTAAAAGGCAGGGCTAAGCAGCCCCCATGCCTGCACACCCCCCTGCCCTAGAGGCGGTATGGTAGAGTTCTCGCTCGGCTGGGCGTCGGACTGGCTGAACGACTAGGGGCTGGGAAGCTGTTTTCCACAGGCTCTTCTGGTTACCCATGCGGCCAGCTAGGCAGGTCCTTCAGAGCAGccctcctctgccccagcccttcACCACAACCCCCCCACCCTCATGTCCTGCTGCTTCCAGTCTGCCTTCAGGTCCCTGCTCAAATCTCATCTGGTTGGCGAATGTGGCCCATTCCACCCTTTTTAATAATAGCAAACCTTTTACTTTGCTCTCCCTCGGCCCTCTGCCTTGTTTACGTTTCTCCCCACACTTATTTCCCTCTGCCATGACAGTGGTGTGCTGGAACTGACTCATAAGGGCTTGTAAAAGCCTATTATGTTTCCACGAACTCCACTGACCAGTCATTAAGCCTCGCGATCATTAAGAATTAAATTATGCAAACTTAATTAAATTAATGATGTTAAAAACAAAGGTGAAAAACGCTCAAACTCATCACTTTCCAATTGCTTGCTACCTTTTGCTACTGTCTGTGTTCTTGAGAATCTTCCCATCTGTGGGACGACAGTGGATAGAGTGGTAGGCTACTGTGCGTTTCCATTCAACTGTGTGTTCGGTGACATCACACGGGTAGCCTGAAATCAGCCCTGGTCGGCGTTTTTAACCCCAGAGACACAGGTACTTGTTATAAatcaggttttattattttattgattgtCTACACCACGGGTTGATCATGGGCCAAATCCACTCCAACTtttcttgtaaataaagttttattgcaacACAGCCATGCCTACTCATTTGCTAGCATCCGTGGCGGCTTTCACACTCCAGTAGCAGAGGGGAGCAGCTGTAATGATATGGTCTGCGAAGCCTGACGTACTTATGATCTTGCCCTTTACAGAAGAAATTTGCTGACCCCTGGTCTAGCCTTAAGAAACAACGGAGAAGACGTTAATAGTGCAATTAAGTGTAAACACGTATGTCCCGTCTGTAGCTAGTCCACTATAAACAGCGCACcgtgaaaaaaaatctgagaaaatataCTTTTGGTATTTGAAAACTCTGATCCAATATAGCAGATAAGTcaaaatatcactgatgaatgagtgaaattcgaccatttttattctttcactttTGTACCTTCTTCTTCCTGTTCAGTGTGAGTGCAAATGTCAGCATTTATGGTGGAGTTCCACTTGTTCGTGCTCTGCAGCCACAGGTGGGCTATGGATGGGGGTTGGGCAAAATCCAAGAAAAGTATACTTTAAGAATGaactggagcgcctgggtggctcagtgggttaaagcctctgctttcggctcaggtcatgatctcagggtcctgggatggagccccgcatcgggctccctgctcagcggggagcctgcttccccctctctgcctgccgttctgcctacttgtgatctctctctctctctgtcaagtaaatagatttaaaaaattaaaaaaaaaaatgaatgaactggagcgcctgggtggctcagtgggttaaagcctctgccctcggctcaggtcatgatctcaaggtcctgggatcgagccccacatcgggctctcagctcgaCGGAGAGCCTTcgtccccccctctctgccttctgctctgccttctgatctctctctgtcaaataaataaataaaatcttaaaaaaaaaaaaaaagaatgaactggtTCTTTGGAATTTACAACAAAGAGTGTtgtagaattttattattttagatttctatcagtaaaattcataataaacacacacacacacacacacacacacacacattttgtttcAGAGAGCCAAATGTAAAACGGTCACAAGCACACCCACTATTTCGCTTTCCCCCACTAGAACGTATGTTCCTTGAAGGTAAgaactgtattttatttcagtgCTTAGAATAACAAATGTATCAGGTGCATGGTCAACGTATGACAGGAATGAACAGGTGGGCATAGTTGGGAATGCCTGGTTTCATGTGTTGACAGCCAGACCTTAAATTTCCAGCTCCCTGTGTGGCCTTGAGTAAATTATTTAAACTCTTTGAACCTTGGCTTCTTTACTTAAAAAGAGAAGATAATTCTCCTACCTCACAGGGAGGTGTTGACAGTGTATGCCTCTGTCTGGTACCTACTAGGTTTTTCCACAGATGGGAGTTTCCtcctcaccctccacccctgccacACACGTACTCCTTGGAGACCCAGCCCTGCTGCTGTCACAAATTTCAGTGATGTCACAGCTCCCCTAGCTGGAGGCTCCAGCAGAGCCACCTTGATGGCCAGCCTGAGTGCTGGCCCAActgagaggggcagggagcaggtggTGCCTGGTACCAGTCTTGCTCCATCTGTTTTTGAGGTCTCACAGCCCCAGTATGAGTCCATCAGCAAAGAAGAGGCCCAAGAATAGAATGGTTTCCAAGGTTGGACTTAGTGGACACAGAGGGGGCTGGACCACACACAGAGCAGGGGCTacccagcctggggtggggggagaggaaggaagagctgAAGGGtgaaggcaggtcaggagagttaGAATGGTCTCCCCATTTCTGCCCCCAAACCAAGGTGATAAAACTCCCAAAGTTTGGTCAATCCATGCTCAGCCAAATGGAGAAGCACAGTAGAGGCGTTCGGGGCGGGGGGGATTTCTCCTACGTTCgcgcactctctccctctgtctctcagataCAAGATGAAGAACCACAGGACAAGATACCACAACCTGTCAGCAAAGTAATCGGCCGGAACCGACTTAAGATGGTGAGGTGCCCCATTTTGGTCTGGGATTGCCAGGCTTGTAGTGACCCAGGAGTCACCAGGCCCAGCACGGAACTGAGTTGAGCCAAAGTCTAGGTGGGGTGTGGGAGGCCACCTCAAGAAAGCTGAAGCTTCTGTTTTCCTGGTTTCTCAACCCCGGCAGGTATTAAAAAACTTGTCGCTCTTGAAGCTGCTCAAGAGCTCGAACCCCCGGATCCAAGAACTGCATAACCTGGCCAAAAGGTGTTGGAATTCACTGCTCAGAGTTCCAAAGATCCTTGGGATCTCCACTGGGTGAGCTCGGCACACCCCTGGCCCCCAACATGGACCCAATGGCTATCTTCACTGGGAACAGGCACTGCCTATGCTGACAAATTTAGAAAGCCTGACTTTCACCAGGGATCTATGATAAAGGCATCTATCAGCCCCAGCTCACTGATGGGGAGCTGAGACTCAATAGAGGCAGTGACTTGTCCCAGCTAACTAAAccggtaagtggcagagctaggatttgaagcCACTCCCGTGTAGTATCAGAGCTGTGATCCTAACCATCGTCACAATCATCCAGTTATGGGACTAACCACTAACTGGGCACCACCCAAGCAAGAGGggccactcctcctcctcctccccaccctcaaaTGTACACAACCCAGGGATTCACCTGCAAACCAGCCATCTTGCTAAGGGTCCGCTTCCTCATAAAACATGTCAGAATATTAAGAAAGTTGATATTTATTTAGGTATCTGCTAAGTACTTCACAAGCATTTCCTGTCTAGTTAATTCTTCATAGCAGTCCTATTAGGTGAACAGAGATATCCCAgtctgacagatgaggaaacaaactaAAGCTTGGAGAGGTGACATTTCTTGCCCCAGATCAGACAGGCGGTAAGAGGCACAGGCAAATTTGAACCCCGGGTTGTCGGTCTTGAAAGCCTGGGCTCACCAAGCCACTTTGCCCCTTCATTGCCTGCTACTTTGGGGGCTGGTGTGCGGGTCCCAGGCCAGATGCACCGCAGACATTCAGTGGTAGCAATTAGCATCGGTTCTGCCATTATGTTGAGCCTGAGTCTTCACACACTCAGCTAGGACAATGCTGCCACTTTACAGAAGACTTAGTCTATTACACACACCCTTGGGCAAGTCTCCTAGCACTGGAAGGCTAACGCCCCCTCTCAGAGTCCTCTCTCTGAGCTGGCCTCCTAGACGCAGGCAGTCAGTTAACACTGGGCTGGACGGGTCAGGCCTCTCTCGTCCCATAGTCTTCCAAACTGTTTAAAGCAGCAGACCCTCTCTTGGAGTATCTTTCCTCAGGCCTCAATTGTGTTGGGCAGAAAAGGATTCTACCTacccccctgcccttccccagggtGGAGAGGGCATTTGAGAGGTCTCTTCAGAAACGCAAGGTTTCTTGGAGCACAATTTGAAAACACTGGACTAGTTCACCCCATCAACTGCAATCCAGAGAGGCAGAACCCTGGCCAGCAGCCCACACAGACGACATCTAGTCCTGGGTGTCCTAACCAGGGGTCACTGTCTCTCATCTCCCCAACCTCTTCTGGCCTTTCGCCAGGCCTTAGCACCTCCCCTCCCTCAGGTACAAGGCCTCTGGTGGCGACGTTTCCTTTCTGGCCCTCTCCAGCTTTCTTTCCTGAGCCGGTCGCATGGCAACAGTCTCAGGGCGCGGCTGGAGGACCAGGGCCTTCATCCTGCTCTGCTGACTGCCTTTCTTCCCTGTGCCAGGAGCAGCAATGTCTGCGATAGAGTGGAACGAGGTAACGAAGAGCTCCAAGATGCTGGGTGCCCCAAGAACATCCTGGAATCCAAGAAATTCGAGTCCACGGGGGAGCCCACGGTGGGGATGGAGGAGAAGAACAAGGCCCAGCAGTCACCCAAAGCAGCGTGCCAGAGCAAGGCGCAGGTGGAGCCCGAGCTCCCCAGGACCTCAAAGGACCATGGCCTGACCACTTGCCCTGGAGCTCAGAGGAGGCAATCACCCACTGGGGACCCCCGCATCATCTTCCTGAAGACCTACCAGCATAGAAGTCCCGTGGGGGACAAGCAGCAGCTGGAAGCAGCTGATCAGTGGATCTGGTTTGAAGGGTTGCCCACGCGAATCCACCTCCCAGGGCCCCGGGTGATGTGCAGACCATCTGCCTTGCGCTGGGTCAAGCGCTGCTGTACCCGCTTCTGCTCTGCATCACTTGAGCTACCCATGTGCCATCTATACAAAGTGTGACAACACCACGGCCCGGCCAGGGTGAGACAAGGGCCCCAAGCCAGACGTGGAGCTGGGCCCCAGAGTCAGAGGCCCAGGATCCAGACTTTTGGGAGCTATGGCTATCTAGCAGTGCTAAGGGGACTCCCCTCCATGCCCAGAGAAGGGGAAACCATGGATGGAGGCCACACAGCAGGGTGGTGGCTAGGCTGGGGCCTCTCAAGACCCAAATAGAGGTTCTGGAGAGGAACACTGGAAGTGGGGGCTTTGAGGTGGGGTGTCTCCCTGCCTGGAGGCCTCAGGAGGGTCCTTAATTGCTAAGGCTCAGAATCTCAGTCATGAATCTGAGTAAAGGAATTCAGGGATTTCCAAATTCAGGGGAAGGCAGTCAAGTAGAGCTCTGCCATATCCCATCCCCTCTTAGACCAAATCACCACCccacatttgtttcatttatttatgtttcaaaGATTTACTCTGAACAAAAAGTTCCTTAGGAggggaaaaatagaagaaagaaaacaaaatactccaCCCTTCCATGAGAGAAGCGAGGTCCcaagagaggaagggatggagggctTGGGGGTCCAGCTGAAAGGGAGGTTTCCCCTTCACAAAACCCAGAGCTCCAACACGCGGGACTTCAGCAGGCCCTGGTCCCTGAGCCCTCTCCCCGGACGGCAGCGCCCCCTGGCGGCCTTCTTTGCTCCTAACACCGAGGTCTCTGCTCACAGGTGGCGCGACCTGGGACGGGAGCCAGACGTGTGGGGCGAGGGTGGAGTTGGCGCAATCTTCCGAGCGGGAGGGATGGGCGGGCAAATTCACGAGTCTACAAATAAAATCTCCCTTTGGGAACTGATGAATACTAccgctgcctctgcctgtttgGGACTGGAAAGGATGGAGGAAAGAGGCCCTCGACCGAGGTGGGGAGGGAAAATGTGCATCACGATTTTAGGTTTCTTCCACCCCATTCCCAGGCCCCCTCAGGTCAGCCTAGAACGTGGCACACAGAAGCGAGCAAgctgcacccctccccacccctgcaagcTGGCCGGCCCGCGAGTGCACTCTATGCGGTCACAGAAGGGACTTTCTGGGTCGTTTGTCAGGTACTTTCTGGGTGCCAGATGCTTCACAATGGCCCCGCAAGCCAACGAGATGACAGCCCGTGGCGCCGCCGAGGCGGAAGGGGACTTGGCCCACACGACGAGGAATTGACGGGGCCAGAGCTCCAATCTAGAACTGCGGGCTGCTCCCCATTCCATTTTCCGAAGAAAGGAAAACGGCACAAGAGCGCACCCATCCAGCCCGTCATTCACGTGCATTGTACCCCGGTTACTGCGGCGTCGGGTGTCAACAAATGCGTGTCAGCTGGGCCTCGAAATGTCAGGCCTAGTGTCAGGGCTTGGGCTCTACAGCTCCCGTGGGACACGACacgcccacccccccaaccccaaggcCCGGTCGACCCCATCCAGTCGGGGTCGCCCTCAGTCGGCAAGGAGACATAGCCCTGAACGTGCAGTTGGGAAGAGGGAAAGCCCAGGGAACCCGGGCTATCTGGGGATCTTCCCCTGAAGGCAGGTGCGCGGAGTGGCACCCTCAAGAAAGCAGCACAGCGACCAAGGGGCACAGAGACCCCCCCGCGAAGCCCCCAGGCGGTGGAGCAGGTGCCTGGCGCGGGAGGGAGGAAGATGGCAGGGGTCTCCCCGAACCCGCCCGTTTGCACCCTCTTCCTCCCCGGAGCTCTCGGCTCTGAGACTGCTCCTCCCGGGGCCCGCGGGGCCGGAAACGCACCGCGTTAGCCCTGGGCGGCGCCGCCAGCCTGAGCCTGCCTGCTCGGGGCCGCTCGCTGCCGCCCTGCCCCGCTCGGCTCCTGCGAGCCTCCGCGCGCCTCCCCCGCGCAGCCGCCTCCCCGCAACCTCCACTCGGATCCGAGCTGTCTTCCCGCTCGGCTCGCACCCCGGCCCACTCCTGGGTAGTCGCCGTTTCGGTTTCCTTGCTGGCCATCAATCCCACCAGTCTTCGAACATCGCCCCCCTCGCCCTTCCACCCCCAGCACCCACCATTCCATCAACCTCTGCGCGAACGTCAGTCTGCGCGCAATCAGGGCAGCGCGCGCCAACCAAATAACTCCGGGCTCGCGACCCCCTGCACTAGTCTTCCTGGGAGCCTGCCCCGGGAGCCCCAAGTGAGGACCTGAAAGGCGTGGGTAAGATTGGCAGCTTCCACTTTGCCGCAGAGGGAGCCAGAGCTGGGCCCAAGGACAGCAGTTGGATGGGCCGTGCCTGTGTGCTGAGGCTGGTGAGGCTGGGATCCCGGGTACCGCTGCGGGGAGGGACCAGGATGCAGGCTGCGGTGTGAATGGCTCCCAGCAGTGCACCTGAGCTGGCGCTTGGGCCTCAGCCTGTCTCCCACAGTCCCACAGCTCCACAGCTAAGGTCCTCCCGTTACCACCTTCCCTGTGCTTGACTATTTCAAAGTGAGGCTCCTCTTCTGGGCTCAGTGAGATCCTGCTTTGGGCAGGAGTTTGCAACAGATCTCAGCCTTCGGAGGACACCACCCCCAGAAACGGCTCCCTACCAGTTAACTGGGGGGGAAATTGAAGCATTTGATTCAGAGTGACTTTTAGAAATCGTCTGAGCTCTCTGAGCCTACTTCATCAGTTTATAAAATAGGGATACTAATATCTATTCCACAGGGTTTCGAGCAAATCAGGCTTGATGTACGTTAAGCCAGTTTGTGCTACGTTAAACAAATGTCTGTCCTCTTTCTCCTGCCTTCTCCCGGCGCTGTGCCCCGATAAAGCCCCTTGTTTCTCACTCACGAGCACCGGCCTAACTGCTCACCTTTATGGGAATTAGCTGCTTGTTAAAAAGCCAGTCTTATGTTCACATTCACAGCCTTTTGTTATAATGACATCTGGATTCCAGAGACTGTCCCTCTCCTATTCCGGATCACCTACCATGAAACATGATTGGAGCGTGCAAGGATGAGGCTGTTGAGGCAGACAGGCCTGGCTTCTCATCAGCTGTGTGATGTTAGGGCAAGTTGTTTACTCCTAGTCTTCAGTTTCTTTGTGGGCAAAATGGGAACATAATGGTGTCTGTCCCACTGCATTAAGTGAGAACACACAGAAGTCACTCTGCAGTGGATGGCACTTAGGAACGCACGCAGTACTTGGTAGCTGCATCCCGATCAAGGGCAAACCTGTCCCCCATTTAACAGCTGAGAACACTGAGGCTGGGGAGAAAGGTGTCTCCGTAAAAGGAGGAGAGATGGGGCAGGGGTCCAGTAACTAGAAGTGCCAAGATTTCTGGATCACTTCCTACCTGCCATGCACCGTGCTAAGTACTTTACTCGAAGTATCTCATTGAATCTTCACAACACAGGAACTGCTagcttatccccattttacaaacaaggaaaccaAGGTTTCCTTGTCAAGCAGCTTATCTAAATCCTCACAGCTACTAATGGGACCCAGGATTTAACCCTGCACTCCCTTGTAGCTCTCTCAAGTCCTACGGGCCCtgcaactcatttttttttttttttttaaagtaggcaccacacccaggatggagcccaaacagggctttaactcatgaccctgagatggagagcagagatcaagagttggacaattAACTGGCCAAGTCACCCAAGTTCCCCACGCCCCCTACAATTCTTTGTTGGCCATAGAGTAGCAGGACAGGGATCCAAACTCTCAGCAACCCCTACCCATTCCTGTCTAAATGTTGTTTTCACCACCACTTGCTACTTTCCTACAAAAAATCTCCAAGCAAGGCTTTAATTCCCTCTACACAGAGGGCCTCTCTTGTGCCCTCAGTCTGCCCATACTGCACCTGCCCCTGAAGCTCTGTGCTCCTTGGGCTACAGATACAGGGAGGAGATCCTTGTCTGTGCATGGACTGCCCCCTGGGCCCGCTAGAGGAAGCTACTCTGATCTGGGAGGTCACTGAGCAGCTGAAGTGCTTCCAGGGGAGCATGTTTCAACTGTGCACCTGACAGGATTCATGTGGGCCTTCCCACCCCAATCCCTGGCATCAGCTGGCTGCCACCCCAGCCCCCATTTGGCTCTGATCCAGACAGGACTGCCCAGAACTGGGAGCTAGGGGCACCCTCTGAGCTAGacatccctttctcctttcccatctTCCCTCCGGATCATAAACTATTCTGAGCACCAGCTACGCACTAGtgtcccccccacctctgcaAATGGAACCTGAGGTAGTAGGGGGCTAGGGGGTGGGAAATGAAAGGAGGTCCACACTTCAGATCCCCTAGAAAGTCAAGAGATACACCAACTCAGTGGCGGGGTAGAGCTAACTTTCCTTTATCCTTTGGAAATAAAACCATTTCCTACATTCACTTGGGACACTGTGGGGCTTGTGGTTCACTTGGGACTCTGTGGCCATATTTAATACAGTCTATCAGTTCTTCTTGGAAAACTCAAGTGTTTACAAAGCACTACATATCCttcgtatttaaaaaaaataa comes from Neovison vison isolate M4711 chromosome 8, ASM_NN_V1, whole genome shotgun sequence and encodes:
- the TP53TG5 gene encoding TP53-target gene 5 protein — encoded protein: MSPSAKKRPKNRMVSKIQDEEPQDKIPQPVSKVIGRNRLKMVLKNLSLLKLLKSSNPRIQELHNLAKRCWNSLLRVPKILGISTGSSNVCDRVERGNEELQDAGCPKNILESKKFESTGEPTVGMEEKNKAQQSPKAACQSKAQVEPELPRTSKDHGLTTCPGAQRRQSPTGDPRIIFLKTYQHRSPVGDKQQLEAADQWIWFEGLPTRIHLPGPRVMCRPSALRWVKRCCTRFCSASLELPMCHLYKV